A single genomic interval of Orcinus orca chromosome 19, mOrcOrc1.1, whole genome shotgun sequence harbors:
- the LOC105747870 gene encoding uncharacterized protein LOC105747870: MADQLFQRKPRDHEQLRPDPDSDSEGLFDKPPPEESPAVRRPKSAGAAGRKAGRRTGGRAQGARPGQPPKAAARPQPQEEEPPLHEGCYLDHFPHLSIFIYAAIAFSITSCIFTYIHLQLA, translated from the coding sequence ATGGCTGACCAACTCTTCCAGCGCAAACCCCGGGACCACGAGCAGCTTCGCCCGGACCCCGACTCTGACTCCGAAGGCCTGTTTGACAAGCCTCCTCCAGAAGAGTCCCCCGCTGTCCGCCGGCCCAAGTCGGCGGGGGCCGCGGGCAGGAAGGCCGGTCGGCGCACTGGTGGGAGGGCGCAGGGGGCCCGCCCTGGGCAGCCCCCCAAGGCCGCGGCGcgcccccagccccaggaggaGGAGCCTCCACTGCACGAGGGCTGCTATCTCGACCATTTTCCGCACCTCTCCATCTTTATCTACGCGGCCATCGCCTTCTCCATCACCTCCTGCATCTTTACCTATATCCATTTACAGCTAGCCTGA